In the Mesorhizobium sp. genome, one interval contains:
- a CDS encoding acyl-CoA carboxylase subunit beta: MKDVLVELERRREIARQGGGKARIEAQHARGKLTARERLEIFLDEGSFEEFDMFVEHRSTDFGMEKTKVAGDGVVTGWGTVNGRTVFVFAKDFTVFGGSLSEAHAEKVTKIQDMALRNRAPIIGFYDAGGARIQEGVAALGGYAEIFQRNVLSSGVIPQISVIMGPCAGGDVYSPAMTDFIFMVRDTSYMFVTGPDVVKTVTNEVVTAEQLGGASIHTTKSSIADGAYDNDVEALLQMRRLIDYLPQSNTSEIPEIENHQSVTDSDMSLDRLVPDNANKPYDIKELILKTADEGDFFEIQASFAKNIVTGFGRVDGRTVGFVANQPMVLAGVLDSDASRKAARFIRFCDCFNIPIVTFVDVPGFLPGTAQEYGGLIKHGAKLLFAYAEATVPKITVITRKAYGGAYDVMASKHLRGDINYAWPSAQIAVMGAKGAVEIIYRKDIGDAGKIAEHTKRYEDRFLSPFVAAERGYVDEVIMPHSTRRRITRGLKMLRNKDLQNPWKKHDNIPL, encoded by the coding sequence ATGAAGGATGTGCTCGTCGAACTCGAACGCCGGCGCGAGATCGCCCGCCAGGGCGGCGGCAAGGCCCGCATCGAGGCGCAGCATGCCCGCGGCAAGCTGACGGCGCGCGAGCGGCTCGAGATCTTCCTCGACGAGGGCTCCTTCGAGGAGTTCGACATGTTCGTCGAGCACCGCTCCACCGATTTCGGCATGGAGAAGACCAAGGTCGCCGGCGACGGCGTCGTCACCGGCTGGGGCACGGTCAACGGCCGCACCGTGTTCGTCTTCGCCAAGGACTTCACCGTGTTCGGCGGCTCGCTCTCCGAGGCGCATGCCGAGAAGGTGACGAAGATCCAGGACATGGCGCTGAGGAACCGCGCCCCGATCATCGGCTTCTACGACGCCGGCGGCGCCCGCATCCAGGAAGGCGTGGCGGCGCTGGGCGGCTATGCCGAGATCTTTCAGCGCAACGTGCTTTCCTCCGGAGTCATCCCGCAGATCTCCGTCATCATGGGTCCCTGCGCCGGCGGCGACGTCTATTCGCCGGCGATGACCGACTTCATCTTCATGGTGCGCGACACGTCCTACATGTTCGTCACCGGCCCCGACGTGGTGAAGACCGTGACCAACGAGGTGGTGACGGCCGAGCAGCTCGGCGGCGCCTCGATCCACACGACGAAATCCTCGATCGCCGACGGCGCTTATGACAACGACGTCGAGGCGCTGCTACAGATGCGCCGGCTGATCGACTACTTGCCGCAGTCGAACACGTCGGAGATACCGGAAATCGAGAACCACCAGTCGGTGACCGATTCCGACATGTCGCTCGACCGGCTGGTGCCGGACAATGCCAACAAGCCCTACGACATCAAGGAACTGATCCTGAAGACCGCCGACGAGGGCGACTTCTTCGAAATCCAGGCCTCGTTCGCAAAAAACATCGTCACCGGCTTCGGCCGGGTCGACGGCCGCACCGTCGGCTTCGTTGCCAACCAGCCGATGGTGCTGGCCGGCGTGCTCGATTCCGACGCCAGCCGCAAGGCGGCGCGCTTCATCCGCTTCTGCGACTGCTTCAACATCCCGATCGTCACCTTCGTCGACGTTCCGGGCTTCCTCCCGGGCACGGCGCAGGAATATGGCGGCCTCATCAAGCACGGCGCCAAACTGCTCTTCGCCTATGCGGAAGCCACCGTGCCGAAGATCACCGTCATCACGCGAAAAGCCTATGGCGGCGCCTACGACGTCATGGCGTCGAAACACCTGCGCGGCGACATCAACTACGCCTGGCCCTCGGCTCAGATCGCGGTGATGGGCGCCAAGGGCGCGGTCGAGATCATCTACCGCAAGGACATCGGCGACGCCGGCAAGATCGCCGAGCACACGAAGCGCTATGAGGACCGCTTCCTGTCGCCCTTCGTCGCCGCCGAGCGCGGCTATGTCGACGAGGTGATCATGCCGCACTCGACCCGCCGCCGCATAACCCGCGGCCTCAAGATGCTGCGCAACAAGGACCTCCAGAACCCCTGGAAGAAGCACGACAACATTCCGTTGTGA
- a CDS encoding DUF192 domain-containing protein, which translates to MRRHVRTAFAALSLALMVLMGALSPAAADSRAMRLPVQMVKLVAQTAAGDKFFSIEVADEPSEQERGLMFRDDMPDDRGMLFDLGTTRQASFWMENTPMPLDLLFIGEDGRVRAILPGRPFSRAAISPGVPVRFVLELKQGTAQMNGIAPGDRLRHPVIDAVAGSN; encoded by the coding sequence ATGCGTCGTCACGTCCGCACCGCGTTTGCCGCGCTGTCGCTGGCCCTGATGGTGTTGATGGGCGCCCTGTCTCCCGCTGCCGCCGATTCACGCGCGATGCGCCTGCCGGTGCAGATGGTGAAGCTCGTCGCGCAAACGGCGGCGGGCGACAAATTCTTCTCGATCGAGGTGGCGGACGAGCCATCGGAGCAGGAGCGCGGACTGATGTTCCGCGACGACATGCCCGACGACCGCGGCATGCTGTTCGACCTCGGCACGACACGGCAGGCCTCGTTCTGGATGGAGAACACGCCGATGCCGCTCGACCTTTTGTTTATCGGCGAGGACGGCCGCGTGCGGGCCATTCTGCCCGGCCGGCCGTTCTCGCGCGCCGCGATCTCGCCCGGGGTGCCGGTGCGTTTCGTCCTCGAGCTGAAGCAGGGCACCGCGCAGATGAACGGCATCGCGCCGGGCGACCGACTGCGGCATCCGGTGATTGACGCGGTGGCGGGGTCGAACTAG
- the cysE gene encoding serine O-acetyltransferase, with protein sequence MSTKVARTHLQPVDPIWSAVRDEAKAAVERDPLLAAFLYSTILNHPTLEEAVIHRIALRLDHPDMSAALIVQTFEAMHADQPDWSNIVRTDIQAYYDRDPACDRFIMPVLYFKGFHAIQTHRLAHWLWNAGRRDFALYLQSRSSAVFQTDINPAAKMGKGIFIDHATGLVVGETAVIEDNVSMLHGVTLGGTGKAGGDRHPKIRYGVLIGAGAKILGNIEIGHCTKVAAGSVVLNSVPHNKTVAGVPARVVGESGCEQPSRQMDQLLPSQSMEHIETTDV encoded by the coding sequence ATGTCTACCAAGGTTGCACGCACGCATCTCCAGCCGGTGGATCCGATCTGGTCCGCCGTGCGTGACGAGGCGAAGGCGGCGGTCGAACGCGATCCGCTGCTCGCGGCGTTCCTCTATTCGACGATCCTGAACCACCCGACGCTGGAGGAAGCGGTGATCCACCGCATCGCCTTGCGTCTCGACCATCCGGACATGTCGGCCGCGCTGATCGTGCAAACCTTCGAGGCGATGCACGCCGACCAGCCCGACTGGTCGAACATCGTGCGCACCGACATCCAAGCCTATTACGATCGCGACCCCGCCTGCGACCGGTTCATCATGCCCGTGCTCTACTTCAAGGGTTTTCACGCCATCCAGACGCACCGGCTGGCGCATTGGTTGTGGAATGCGGGCCGGCGCGATTTCGCGCTCTACCTGCAGAGCCGTTCCTCGGCCGTCTTCCAGACCGACATCAACCCGGCCGCTAAGATGGGCAAGGGCATCTTCATCGACCACGCGACCGGCCTCGTCGTCGGCGAGACGGCGGTGATCGAGGACAATGTGTCGATGCTGCACGGCGTGACGCTCGGCGGCACCGGCAAGGCCGGCGGCGACCGGCATCCGAAAATCCGCTACGGCGTTTTGATCGGCGCCGGGGCGAAGATCCTCGGCAATATCGAGATCGGACATTGCACCAAGGTGGCGGCCGGCTCGGTGGTGCTCAATTCGGTGCCGCACAACAAGACGGTCGCGGGCGTGCCCGCGCGCGTCGTCGGCGAAAGCGGCTGCGAGCAGCCCTCGCGACAGATGGACCAGTTGCTGCCATCGCAGTCGATGGAGCATATCGAAACCACCGACGTCTGA
- a CDS encoding DUF1624 domain-containing protein: MTSPPRRPRIEWIDLARGVALVAMAVYHFAWDLEFFGYAAPGMTAVGGWKLFARCIASSFLILVGVSLVLAHGRGVRWKGFWRRLAMIVAAALAITVATFFATPDFFIFFGILHQIAFASVAGLLFLRLPVVVTLVVAALVIALPNVFSSTIFDGPWGWWTGLADTRPRSSDFVPVFPWFGAVLAGIALAKLAAGAGLVERLAALHPGRWSRPLRFIGRNSLAFYLVHQPVLIACIWLFSQLFPPAIDQEARFRSACELTCAQDRDEHFCVAYCGCMIAGLSAENLLEEAFSRAPSEAFRGRLRAMAELCTAQTEGSAGSGGTP, encoded by the coding sequence ATGACCTCGCCACCTCGCCGTCCTCGCATCGAGTGGATCGATCTTGCCCGCGGTGTCGCGCTCGTCGCGATGGCGGTCTACCATTTCGCCTGGGATCTCGAATTTTTCGGCTACGCCGCGCCCGGCATGACCGCCGTCGGCGGCTGGAAGCTGTTCGCCCGCTGCATCGCGTCGAGCTTCCTGATCCTGGTCGGCGTCAGCCTGGTCCTCGCGCACGGTCGCGGCGTGAGGTGGAAGGGCTTCTGGCGCCGCCTCGCAATGATCGTCGCCGCCGCGCTCGCCATCACCGTCGCGACATTCTTCGCCACGCCGGATTTCTTCATCTTCTTCGGCATCTTGCACCAGATCGCCTTCGCCAGCGTCGCCGGGCTGCTTTTCCTGAGGCTGCCCGTCGTCGTCACACTGGTTGTCGCGGCCTTGGTGATCGCGCTGCCCAACGTCTTCTCGAGCACGATTTTCGACGGTCCCTGGGGCTGGTGGACGGGTCTTGCCGACACGCGGCCCCGCTCGAGCGATTTCGTGCCCGTCTTTCCCTGGTTCGGCGCGGTTCTGGCCGGCATTGCGCTGGCGAAGCTCGCTGCGGGGGCCGGCCTTGTCGAACGCCTTGCCGCTCTTCATCCGGGAAGATGGTCGCGGCCGCTGCGCTTCATCGGCCGCAACAGCCTCGCGTTCTACCTGGTCCATCAGCCCGTCCTGATCGCCTGCATCTGGCTGTTCTCGCAGCTGTTTCCGCCGGCGATCGATCAGGAGGCGCGCTTCCGCTCCGCCTGCGAACTGACCTGCGCGCAGGACCGCGACGAACACTTCTGCGTTGCCTATTGCGGCTGCATGATCGCCGGTCTGTCTGCCGAGAATCTGCTGGAAGAGGCATTTTCGCGCGCCCCATCGGAGGCGTTTCGTGGCAGACTTCGCGCCATGGCCGAGTTGTGCACAGCGCAAACGGAGGGCTCGGCCGGATCGGGAGGCACCCCATGA
- a CDS encoding VOC family protein, with product MRYLHTMIRISDVEQSLDFFCNKLGMTEVRRHESEQGRFTLIFLAASEDKQAGIDRKAPLVELTYNWDPEEYTGGRNFGHLAYEVDNIYETCQSLMDKGVTINRPPRDGNMAFIKTPDGISIELLQKGSALAKAEPWASMQNTGSW from the coding sequence ATGCGCTATCTCCACACCATGATCCGGATCTCGGACGTAGAGCAATCGCTCGACTTCTTCTGCAACAAGCTCGGCATGACCGAGGTGCGCCGCCACGAAAGCGAGCAGGGCCGCTTCACGCTGATTTTCCTGGCTGCCAGCGAAGACAAGCAGGCCGGCATCGACAGGAAGGCGCCGCTGGTCGAGCTCACCTACAACTGGGATCCGGAGGAATACACGGGCGGCCGCAATTTCGGCCACCTCGCCTACGAGGTCGACAATATCTACGAGACCTGCCAGTCGCTGATGGACAAGGGCGTGACGATCAACCGCCCGCCGCGCGACGGCAACATGGCCTTCATCAAGACGCCCGACGGCATCTCGATCGAACTGCTGCAGAAGGGTTCCGCTCTGGCCAAGGCCGAGCCCTGGGCGTCGATGCAGAACACCGGGAGCTGGTAA
- a CDS encoding DUF3126 family protein, whose translation MKPEEIRKLDAYFKKTFRNPELQVKARPRKDDSCEVYLGDEFLGVVYKDDDDGDQSYNFSMAILDIDLG comes from the coding sequence GTGAAGCCTGAAGAGATCCGCAAGCTGGACGCCTATTTCAAGAAGACGTTCCGCAATCCCGAACTCCAGGTGAAGGCAAGGCCGCGCAAGGACGATTCCTGCGAGGTCTATCTCGGTGACGAATTCCTCGGCGTCGTCTACAAGGACGACGATGACGGCGACCAGTCGTACAATTTCTCGATGGCCATCCTCGACATCGACCTCGGTTAA
- a CDS encoding GDSL-type esterase/lipase family protein: protein MPGATGKDQQITYAELSRRAKAGRLTDREIGTYFKIDERAGTPFRPVVALDRAHVRVEGRAPSRDAVNDLLAKADRVRKDKARSHAAMMKARTRLPKAVRTSLETAVAAAGVKTKVLAEGDSWFDLPWILKPKDAMDFLDETHDLENVAKWRDTLENMLRQKQYVQELKAGTFGFFFFSGGGNDVLDSIARYVTPRKPGDTNPDNAPSYVNADYRDKLVSILKKYRTLIDDVRAIPAAADVTTFIHGYANAIPLKGKESLGGPLEQLGFDPVTVGPLARVIVAHMVGLFNDGLRDLAARHSKVVYIDLRKVVRDTDWHTDEIHPSAAGAKRIAAEFARRIAAATPAV from the coding sequence ATGCCGGGCGCGACGGGCAAGGACCAGCAGATCACCTACGCCGAACTCTCCCGGCGCGCCAAGGCGGGCAGGCTGACCGACCGGGAGATCGGGACCTATTTCAAGATCGACGAGAGGGCCGGGACGCCGTTCCGGCCGGTGGTTGCGCTCGACCGCGCGCATGTGAGGGTGGAGGGCAGGGCGCCGTCCCGCGACGCGGTCAACGATCTGCTGGCGAAAGCCGATCGCGTCCGCAAGGACAAGGCGCGCAGCCATGCGGCGATGATGAAGGCGCGCACACGGCTTCCCAAGGCCGTGCGCACGAGCCTCGAAACCGCCGTCGCGGCGGCGGGGGTGAAGACCAAGGTCCTGGCCGAAGGGGATTCGTGGTTCGACCTGCCGTGGATCCTCAAACCGAAGGATGCCATGGATTTCCTCGATGAGACCCACGACCTCGAAAACGTCGCCAAATGGCGCGACACGCTGGAGAACATGCTGCGGCAAAAGCAGTACGTGCAGGAACTGAAGGCGGGAACGTTCGGCTTCTTCTTTTTCTCCGGCGGCGGCAACGACGTGCTCGACTCGATCGCCAGATATGTGACGCCGCGCAAGCCTGGCGATACGAACCCGGACAATGCGCCGAGCTACGTCAATGCAGACTACCGCGACAAGCTTGTGTCGATCCTGAAGAAATACCGGACCCTGATCGACGACGTGAGGGCAATTCCGGCAGCCGCCGACGTCACCACCTTCATCCACGGATATGCCAACGCGATCCCGCTGAAAGGCAAGGAGTCACTCGGCGGACCGCTGGAGCAACTGGGTTTCGACCCGGTGACGGTCGGCCCGCTCGCCCGGGTGATCGTGGCGCACATGGTCGGCCTGTTCAATGACGGCCTGCGCGACCTGGCCGCGCGCCATTCCAAGGTCGTCTATATAGATCTGCGCAAGGTGGTTCGGGATACGGACTGGCATACCGACGAGATCCACCCCAGTGCCGCAGGCGCGAAGCGCATCGCGGCGGAGTTCGCGCGGAGGATCGCGGCGGCGACGCCCGCTGTGTGA
- a CDS encoding molybdopterin-dependent oxidoreductase, translating into MTFQLSRRRFLTAASAAGSSLALSGCDAFDSLTRNGSTVRSVLEQANSLTYRVQRMLLSSDALAQEFSENEIRQPQRPNGVTQPADALYRSMSEGGFADYRLTVKGLVDKRLSLTLAEVQAMPARTQITRQDCVEGWSCIAKWTGVPLAHVLDQAKPKAAARFAVFQCFDTIDRSLSGDIKYYESIDLIDARHPQTILAYGLNGEALPVANGAPLRLRVERQLGYKMAKYVHTVELVESLEGFGGGKGGYWEDNGYDWFAGI; encoded by the coding sequence ATGACCTTCCAGCTATCCCGCCGCCGGTTTCTGACCGCTGCGAGCGCTGCCGGTTCGTCGCTGGCGCTGTCGGGCTGCGATGCGTTCGACAGCCTGACGCGTAACGGCAGCACCGTGCGGTCGGTTCTCGAACAGGCGAACAGCCTGACCTACCGCGTCCAGCGCATGCTGCTCTCCAGCGACGCGCTAGCGCAGGAGTTTTCGGAGAACGAGATCAGGCAGCCGCAACGCCCGAACGGGGTGACGCAGCCCGCGGACGCGCTCTATCGCTCGATGTCCGAGGGCGGCTTCGCCGACTATCGCCTGACGGTGAAAGGACTGGTCGACAAGCGGCTGTCGCTGACGCTGGCCGAGGTCCAGGCGATGCCGGCGCGCACGCAGATCACCCGGCAAGACTGCGTCGAGGGCTGGAGCTGCATCGCCAAATGGACGGGGGTGCCGCTGGCCCATGTGCTCGACCAAGCGAAGCCGAAGGCAGCCGCGCGGTTCGCCGTCTTCCAGTGTTTCGACACGATCGACCGGAGTCTCTCCGGCGACATCAAATATTACGAATCGATCGACCTGATCGACGCGCGCCATCCGCAGACGATCCTGGCCTACGGCCTGAACGGCGAGGCCCTGCCGGTGGCGAACGGGGCGCCGCTGCGCCTGCGCGTGGAGCGCCAGCTCGGCTACAAGATGGCGAAATATGTCCACACGGTCGAACTCGTCGAAAGCCTCGAAGGCTTTGGCGGGGGCAAAGGCGGTTACTGGGAGGACAACGGCTACGACTGGTTCGCGGGGATCTGA
- a CDS encoding isoprenylcysteine carboxylmethyltransferase family protein: MSDVSDRPNRFPWPPVIYVAAIAIALILGYLVPLPWLPSPASDLLFAFGWLLVAAAIAIDIGAMRTMSKHRTTIMPHRGSAHLVTDGPFSFTRNPIYLGNTMLTFGVGLISGIAWFLPMALIAAFATQKLAIEREERHLYARFGKRFRDYTKRVRRWI; the protein is encoded by the coding sequence ATGAGCGACGTCAGCGATCGGCCCAACCGGTTTCCGTGGCCGCCGGTGATCTATGTCGCGGCAATCGCGATCGCCCTGATCCTCGGCTACTTGGTCCCCCTGCCCTGGCTGCCGTCGCCGGCGTCCGACCTGCTGTTCGCATTCGGCTGGCTGCTGGTCGCGGCTGCGATCGCCATCGACATCGGCGCGATGCGGACGATGTCCAAGCATCGCACCACGATCATGCCGCATCGCGGCTCGGCGCATCTGGTCACCGACGGGCCGTTTTCCTTTACCCGTAACCCGATCTATCTCGGCAATACGATGCTGACCTTCGGCGTCGGGCTGATCAGCGGCATCGCCTGGTTCCTGCCGATGGCACTGATTGCCGCCTTCGCAACGCAGAAGCTCGCGATCGAGCGCGAGGAGCGCCATCTCTACGCCCGCTTCGGCAAGCGCTTTCGCGACTACACGAAGCGCGTGCGGCGCTGGATCTGA
- a CDS encoding cytochrome b/b6 domain-containing protein, whose amino-acid sequence MPERGEDHPPTAGDLVYRQSGWTRITHWLWAISLFFLLLTGLQIFNAHPTLYLGDQSGFAFDNAVFSMSGENTPQGPAGYTTILGYRFDTTGLFGVSEDRGQLVGRGFPAWATIPSYTDLATGRVIHFFFAWLLVGTLMVWLAASLANGHFWRDIVPSREDVRNLPRDIADHARLRFHHTRDYSVLQKLAYASVLVVMLPLMILTGLAMSPGMNAAMPWLPEILGGRQTARTIHFVVMVLLVGFFVVHMLMILAAGPLNEMRSIITGWYRTGSARHARSGEE is encoded by the coding sequence ATGCCTGAACGAGGCGAAGATCATCCGCCGACAGCCGGAGACCTGGTGTACCGCCAGTCAGGCTGGACGCGCATCACGCACTGGCTCTGGGCGATCAGCCTGTTCTTCCTGCTGCTGACCGGCCTGCAGATCTTCAACGCGCACCCGACGCTCTATCTCGGCGACCAGTCGGGCTTCGCGTTCGACAATGCGGTGTTCTCGATGAGCGGCGAGAACACGCCGCAAGGCCCGGCGGGCTACACCACGATCCTCGGATACCGGTTCGATACGACCGGGCTTTTCGGCGTCAGCGAAGACCGCGGCCAACTGGTAGGCCGGGGCTTTCCGGCCTGGGCGACGATCCCTTCCTACACGGACCTGGCCACCGGCCGCGTGATCCATTTCTTCTTCGCCTGGCTGCTGGTGGGCACGCTAATGGTGTGGCTCGCCGCCAGCCTCGCCAACGGGCATTTCTGGCGCGACATCGTGCCCAGCCGGGAGGATGTGCGCAATCTGCCGAGGGACATCGCCGACCATGCGCGGCTTCGCTTTCATCATACCCGCGACTACAGCGTCCTGCAGAAGCTCGCCTACGCGTCGGTGCTCGTCGTCATGCTGCCGCTGATGATCCTGACCGGGCTCGCCATGTCGCCCGGCATGAACGCGGCGATGCCCTGGCTCCCCGAGATACTCGGCGGACGCCAGACGGCGCGGACGATCCATTTCGTCGTCATGGTGCTGCTGGTCGGCTTCTTCGTCGTCCACATGCTGATGATCCTCGCCGCGGGGCCGCTCAACGAGATGCGTTCGATCATCACCGGCTGGTACCGCACCGGCAGTGCGCGTCACGCCCGTTCAGGAGAGGAATGA
- a CDS encoding alpha/beta fold hydrolase — MHYFEHDGFRLAYLDQMPEDGSGEPVLLIHGFASNIAVNWTNPGWVHDLRRAGYRVTAFDHRGHGKSSASYDPADYTPSKMAGDAVALLDHLGIERAHVMGYSMGARVATVMALEQPERVATLILGGLGIGLVEGVGDWDPIAVALRAEDAATITHPRGKMFRAFADQTRSDRLALAACIETSRILLEPAEVARVIQPTLVAVGTKDDIAGSPHLLADLMPDAEAFDVEGRDHMLAVGDRTFKKRAIDFLREHPL; from the coding sequence ATGCATTACTTCGAGCATGACGGTTTTCGCCTCGCTTATCTCGACCAAATGCCGGAGGACGGGAGCGGCGAACCGGTCCTGCTGATCCACGGCTTTGCTTCCAACATCGCGGTCAATTGGACCAATCCCGGCTGGGTGCACGATCTGCGCCGCGCCGGCTACCGCGTCACCGCCTTCGACCATCGCGGCCACGGCAAGTCGTCGGCGAGCTACGATCCGGCCGACTATACGCCGTCGAAGATGGCGGGCGACGCTGTCGCCCTTCTCGATCATCTCGGCATCGAGCGCGCCCATGTGATGGGCTATTCGATGGGCGCGCGGGTCGCGACCGTGATGGCCCTGGAACAGCCGGAGCGGGTCGCGACGCTGATCCTCGGCGGCCTGGGCATCGGCCTGGTCGAGGGCGTCGGCGACTGGGACCCGATCGCCGTCGCTCTCAGGGCCGAGGATGCGGCCACGATCACCCATCCGCGCGGAAAAATGTTCCGCGCCTTCGCCGACCAGACCAGGAGCGACCGGCTGGCGCTGGCCGCCTGCATCGAGACGTCGCGCATCCTGCTCGAACCGGCCGAGGTCGCGCGTGTCATACAGCCGACGCTGGTGGCGGTCGGCACCAAGGACGACATCGCAGGATCGCCGCACTTGCTCGCCGACCTGATGCCGGACGCGGAAGCCTTCGACGTCGAGGGGCGCGACCACATGCTGGCGGTCGGCGACCGGACCTTCAAGAAAAGGGCCATCGACTTCCTGCGGGAACATCCGCTGTAG
- a CDS encoding enoyl-CoA hydratase-related protein produces MPFQALSGSECLAATIAQNVARVVIDNPHRRNAVDLAGWRALAALVPELAARNEVRVIVLAGAGSDFSAGADISEFDTVRRDAATARIYEAANSAAFAAIRTSAVPVIAAIRGVCFGGGFGLAAACDLRIATHDARFAVPAARLGLAYPQDAMVDIVSAAGAQMARYLTLTAQPIGAAQALAAGFLLETVADHRFDARVTEIAASIAASAPMSVKASRLSIMAVVTKDPLAARLAQEAGDATFDSADYAEGRAAFKQRRKPDFRGK; encoded by the coding sequence ATGCCCTTTCAAGCCCTTTCGGGCAGCGAATGTCTGGCGGCGACGATCGCGCAGAATGTCGCGCGCGTCGTCATCGACAATCCGCACCGCAGGAACGCGGTCGACCTCGCCGGATGGCGTGCCCTCGCAGCTCTCGTCCCTGAACTCGCTGCCCGGAACGAGGTTCGCGTGATCGTGCTGGCCGGCGCAGGCAGCGACTTCAGCGCCGGCGCCGACATTTCCGAGTTCGACACCGTGCGCAGGGACGCTGCGACCGCCCGGATCTACGAGGCCGCCAATTCCGCCGCCTTCGCCGCGATCCGGACCAGCGCCGTACCGGTAATCGCCGCGATCCGCGGCGTCTGTTTCGGCGGCGGTTTCGGCCTGGCCGCCGCCTGCGATCTCAGGATCGCGACGCACGACGCGCGCTTTGCCGTTCCGGCCGCGCGGCTTGGCCTCGCCTATCCGCAGGACGCGATGGTCGACATCGTCTCCGCCGCCGGCGCCCAGATGGCACGCTACCTGACCCTCACCGCCCAGCCGATCGGCGCGGCGCAGGCGCTCGCCGCCGGCTTCCTGCTGGAAACCGTCGCCGACCATCGTTTCGACGCCCGCGTCACCGAGATCGCCGCCTCGATCGCGGCCAGCGCGCCCATGTCGGTGAAGGCCTCGCGCCTGTCGATCATGGCCGTCGTGACGAAGGACCCGCTCGCCGCCCGCCTGGCGCAGGAGGCCGGCGACGCGACCTTCGACAGCGCCGACTACGCCGAAGGCCGCGCCGCGTTCAAGCAACGGCGAAAGCCGGATTTCCGGGGGAAATAG
- a CDS encoding YARHG domain-containing protein yields the protein MRAVLTIIAILATGAAHGACFEDLGETGCTDEETFPLRDLRRLSCENLWLVRNTIYDENGLCFRTARAQDYFDNSDCYIDDPGAISLNTYERGNVNRIVQVESELGCR from the coding sequence ATGCGCGCGGTATTGACGATCATCGCCATCCTGGCGACCGGCGCGGCCCATGGCGCCTGTTTCGAGGACCTCGGCGAGACCGGTTGCACGGACGAAGAGACTTTTCCGCTGCGCGATCTGCGGCGGCTCTCCTGCGAGAATCTGTGGCTCGTCCGGAATACGATCTATGACGAGAATGGTCTGTGCTTTCGCACGGCCCGCGCCCAGGACTATTTCGACAATTCCGACTGCTACATCGACGATCCCGGCGCGATAAGCCTGAACACCTATGAACGCGGCAACGTCAACCGGATCGTCCAGGTCGAGAGCGAATTGGGCTGCCGCTGA
- a CDS encoding cold-shock protein has translation MGEKTSSEGQKAGWGGSVEMGESEDLREVSGAIKWFDVAKGYGFILPDEAGMGDVLIHVTCLRRDGFQTAMEGARVVCLVKRGERGMQAFRILSMDSSTAVHPLEQPGDRTHVHVIAESGLERALVKWFNRTKGFGFLTRGEGTEDIFIHMETLRRFGVTELRPGQVVLVRYGHGEKGLMAAEIHPDKGTLPASH, from the coding sequence ATGGGGGAAAAAACCTCTTCGGAAGGCCAGAAGGCCGGTTGGGGCGGCTCCGTCGAGATGGGGGAAAGCGAAGATCTCCGTGAGGTCTCCGGCGCCATCAAATGGTTCGACGTCGCCAAGGGCTATGGCTTCATTCTTCCCGACGAGGCCGGCATGGGCGACGTGCTGATCCACGTCACCTGCCTGCGCCGCGACGGTTTCCAGACGGCGATGGAAGGTGCGCGCGTGGTTTGCCTGGTGAAGCGCGGCGAGCGCGGCATGCAGGCCTTCCGTATCCTGTCGATGGATTCCTCGACGGCGGTGCATCCGCTGGAGCAGCCCGGCGATCGCACCCATGTCCACGTGATCGCCGAAAGCGGCCTCGAGCGGGCGCTGGTGAAATGGTTCAACCGCACCAAGGGTTTCGGCTTCCTGACCCGCGGGGAGGGGACCGAGGACATCTTCATCCATATGGAGACGCTGCGCCGCTTCGGCGTGACCGAGCTTCGGCCCGGCCAAGTCGTTCTGGTTCGCTACGGCCACGGCGAAAAGGGCCTTATGGCCGCCGAAATTCATCCCGACAAAGGAACCTTGCCCGCTTCGCACTGA